A region of Procambarus clarkii isolate CNS0578487 chromosome 48, FALCON_Pclarkii_2.0, whole genome shotgun sequence DNA encodes the following proteins:
- the LOC138351153 gene encoding uncharacterized protein, whose amino-acid sequence MPTPPLCSTSPRLHSAPQAHASTKLHKPTPPLNKPTPPLRTTGPRLHSAPQAHASTRLHKPTPPLHKPTPPLHKPTPPIHSTSPRLHSAPQANASTPLHKPTPPLRSTGPRLHSTPQAHASTPQAHPTPPLHSTSPRLHSTPQAHDSAPQAHDSASQAHASTPLHKPTPPLHSTSPRLRSTSPRLHSAPQAHDFTPLHSTSPFLHSTPQAHSSTPLHKPTPPLHKPTPPLHKPTPPFHKPTPPLHKPTPPFHMPTVPLRSTFTPPLRSTSPRLHSAPQAYASTPIHKPTHPVHKPTPSFHKPTPPLRSTSPRLHSAPHVGSHISRYRNSISLNSAVARTSLTHAVAFLSPTP is encoded by the exons ATGCCCACGCCTCCACTCTGctccacaagcccacgcctccactctgCTCCACAAGCTCACGCCTCCACTAAGctccacaagcccacgcctccactcaacaagcccacgcctccactccgcACCACaggcccacgcctccactccgctccacaagcccacgcctccactcgactccacaagcccacgcctccactccacaagcccacgcctccactccacaagcccacgcctccaatccactccacaagcccacgcctccactccgcTCCACAAGCAAACGCCTCCACTCCGctccacaagcccacgcctccactccgcTCCACAGGCCCACGCCTCCACTCgactccacaagcccacgcctccactccacaagcccac cccacgcctccactccactccacaagcccacgcctccactccactccacaagcccacgactCCGCTCCACAAGCCCACGACTCCGCTTcccaagcccacgcctccactccactccacaagcccacgcctccactccactccacaagcccacgactCCGCTCCACAAGCCCACGCCTGCACTCCGCTCCACAAGCCCACGACTtcactccactccactccactagccccttcctccactccactccacaagcccactcCTCCACTCCGctccacaagcccacgcctccactccacaagcccacgcctccactccacaagcccacgcctccattccacaagcccacgcctccactccacaagcccacgcctccatTCCACATGCCCACGGTTCCACTCCGCTCCACATTCACGCCTCCACTCCGctccacaagcccacgcctccactctgCTCCACAAGCCTATGCCTCTACTCCAATCCACAAGCCCACGCATCCAGTCCACAAGCCCACGCCTTCATtccacaagcccacgcctccactccgcTCCACAAGCCCACGACTCCACTCCGCtccacat
- the LOC123751902 gene encoding probable serine/threonine-protein kinase mkcF: MQPRTLVSSFQLNILMSQTQYIGQGAYAKVGRVPWDGGHAILKMMKRNSERDFRRELIIMERLDTAGGAPKILGLCYKPRAIVMSSRGEITLATALQHNLPDWYMVYIVLKVGQCLREVHERGVIHGDIHASNVMVTLSPDFCKPPEVFLIDFGMSGLSPEALSTFSPEDLACLGDTQMVHENLTYSHDVKCLGIMLLEISFLMKTSLASVRNIFEMATPSEREPAALDDVLQRLNTVLTDDFNINI, encoded by the coding sequence ATGCAGCCTCGCACTCTAGTGAGCAGCTTTCAGCTCAATATCCTAATGTCCCAGACCCAATATATTGGTCAAGGCGCTTATGCTAAAGTGGGGCGCGTTCCCTGGGACGGCGGACATGCCATCCTGAAGATGATGAAGCGTAACTCTGAAAGGGACTTCAGGAGAGAGCTGATTATCATGGAAAGATTGGATACTGCTGGAGGAGCTCCCAAGATCCTGGGACTGTGCTATAAACCAAGAGCCATAGTGATGTCTTCCCGGGGCGAGATAACACTCGCTACAGCACTCCAGCATAACCTACCAGACTGGTACATGGTCTATATTGTGTTAAAGGTTGGTCAGTGCCTGCGCGAGGTCCACGAGCGGGGAGTTATACATGGTGACATTCACGCCTCCAATGTCATGGTCACCCTCTCTCCTGACTTCTGTAAGCCACCTGAAGTATTCCTTATTGACTTCGGAATGTCGGGTCTCAGCCCAGAGGCCCTGTCGACCTTCAGCCCAGAGGACCTGGCGTGTCTGGGGGATACACAGATGGTACATGAGAACCTGACATACTCTCATGATGTCAAGTGTTTGGGCATTATGCTGTTAGAAATCAGTTTCTTGATGAAGACAAGCCTTGCGTCTGTAAGAAACATATTTGAAATGGCTACGCCAAGTGAGAGAGAGCCAGCTGCCCTCGACGACGTTCTTCAGAGGCTGAACACTGTACTTACTGACGACTTCAATATTAACATCTGA